A single genomic interval of Eurosta solidaginis isolate ZX-2024a chromosome 3, ASM4086904v1, whole genome shotgun sequence harbors:
- the LOC137244390 gene encoding uncharacterized protein isoform X1: MVFQCTGCDTYTLQPMGIVKSKISDKSNAEGKFGIPTGPKVNTNCAHCGDKHHMGGPLWSHPIHDPTFVEEFLQIIQEKPLSDLDTTSFKRKVTTPAKEPVSCQRFSLDLVEDLQTLLEARAAPHVANVDQHESNVAVSGNAMNKLFEMEDENKSNNANTINRIPYNFSTKASCDETIFECQQQRTSDESFMALEKMCDKTASDPNSTLFNYIHSENKDMVKEDAKKRSADGNYFKIPCKQELQEIDEEAQSLQRLLHELCLQEQHQLDNETPLKSIDVTLLEDIEAPSKMWDSTIVGDTTLQTSPLKMVRLLRPSTILEKNCEDQSNSSLGGDDASSHISFQSAQKGSETSAATSF, encoded by the exons atggtatttcaatgcactggttgtgatacctatacgCTACAGCCTATGGGTATTGTAAAAAGCAAGATATCAGATAAAAGCAATGCGGAAGGAAAATTCGGTATACCAACAGGACCAAAAGTTAATACAAATTGTGCGCATTGCGGTGATAAACATCAT atgggcggtccactttggtcgcatcccatacatgatccaacgtttgttgaagaatttctacaaatcatacaagaaaaaccgctaagtgatttggacacaacgtcgtttaaaag aaaggttacaacgcctgctaaagagccggtatcttgccaacgctttagcttggatttagtggaggatctacaaactttgctagaagcacgcgcagctcctcatgtagcgaatgtggatcaacacgaaagtaacgttgctgttagcggaaatgcaatgaacaaactatttgaaatggaggatgaaaataaatccaacaatgcaaacactataaataggattccttataatttttcaactaaggcatcttgtgacgaaactatatttgaatgccaacagcaacgtacgtctgatgaaagttttatggctttggaaaaaatgtgtgataaaacaGCATCCGATCCTAACAGCACACTATTTAATTACATACATAGCGAGAACAAGGATATGGTTAAAGAAGATGCTAAAAAGCGCAGCGCCGatggaaactattttaaaatcccttgtaaacaag AACTACAAGAAATAGATGAAGAAGCACAATCACTGCAACGTCTATTGCATGAATTATGCCTACAGGAGCAGCATCAATTGGATAATGAAACTCCTTTAAAAAGTATTGATGTAACACTACTAGAAGATATTGAAGCGCCATCTAAAATGTGGGACTCCACAATAGTGGGCGATACTACTTTACAAACTTCACCTTTGAAAATGGTGAGACTTCTCAGACCATCTACTATACTAGAGAAAAATTGCGAAGATCAGTCTaatagttctttgggtggtgatgatgcatcatcacacataagctttcaaagcgctcaaaaaggcagtgaaacttcagcggcaacaagcttttaa
- the LOC137244390 gene encoding uncharacterized protein isoform X2, which produces MRKENSVYQQDQKLIQIVRIAVINIIKVTTPAKEPVSCQRFSLDLVEDLQTLLEARAAPHVANVDQHESNVAVSGNAMNKLFEMEDENKSNNANTINRIPYNFSTKASCDETIFECQQQRTSDESFMALEKMCDKTASDPNSTLFNYIHSENKDMVKEDAKKRSADGNYFKIPCKQELQEIDEEAQSLQRLLHELCLQEQHQLDNETPLKSIDVTLLEDIEAPSKMWDSTIVGDTTLQTSPLKMVRLLRPSTILEKNCEDQSNSSLGGDDASSHISFQSAQKGSETSAATSF; this is translated from the exons ATGCGGAAGGAAAATTCGGTATACCAACAGGACCAAAAGTTAATACAAATTGTGCGCATTGCGGTGATAAACATCAT aaaggttacaacgcctgctaaagagccggtatcttgccaacgctttagcttggatttagtggaggatctacaaactttgctagaagcacgcgcagctcctcatgtagcgaatgtggatcaacacgaaagtaacgttgctgttagcggaaatgcaatgaacaaactatttgaaatggaggatgaaaataaatccaacaatgcaaacactataaataggattccttataatttttcaactaaggcatcttgtgacgaaactatatttgaatgccaacagcaacgtacgtctgatgaaagttttatggctttggaaaaaatgtgtgataaaacaGCATCCGATCCTAACAGCACACTATTTAATTACATACATAGCGAGAACAAGGATATGGTTAAAGAAGATGCTAAAAAGCGCAGCGCCGatggaaactattttaaaatcccttgtaaacaag AACTACAAGAAATAGATGAAGAAGCACAATCACTGCAACGTCTATTGCATGAATTATGCCTACAGGAGCAGCATCAATTGGATAATGAAACTCCTTTAAAAAGTATTGATGTAACACTACTAGAAGATATTGAAGCGCCATCTAAAATGTGGGACTCCACAATAGTGGGCGATACTACTTTACAAACTTCACCTTTGAAAATGGTGAGACTTCTCAGACCATCTACTATACTAGAGAAAAATTGCGAAGATCAGTCTaatagttctttgggtggtgatgatgcatcatcacacataagctttcaaagcgctcaaaaaggcagtgaaacttcagcggcaacaagcttttaa